A single window of Clostridiales bacterium DNA harbors:
- a CDS encoding ABC transporter ATP-binding protein, with protein MGKIIEIFNLKKYYGVHMGIEDVSFSVDQGQIFGFIGPNGAGKSTTIRILMGLLFPTSGSARIFSKDVTKFDEQIKSRVGYVPAEAIFYKNFNAAQIFEYSAKLRGCGMQRVRELVELFELDVKKKGKELSFGNAKKVSIILALMHSPDLLVMDEPTSGLDPVMQQRFFDLIEKERQRGASVLLSTHILNDVQRVCDQAAIIKKGKIADVINVKELSKEKGNLEQTFLQYYI; from the coding sequence ATGGGAAAAATAATAGAGATTTTTAATCTCAAGAAATATTACGGCGTCCATATGGGGATTGAGGATGTGTCCTTCAGCGTTGACCAGGGCCAAATTTTTGGCTTTATCGGGCCAAACGGGGCGGGCAAATCCACTACCATTAGAATACTTATGGGCTTGCTTTTTCCCACATCGGGAAGCGCGCGTATTTTTTCTAAGGATGTTACCAAATTTGACGAGCAGATAAAAAGCCGCGTGGGCTATGTTCCCGCCGAGGCGATATTTTACAAAAACTTTAACGCCGCCCAAATTTTTGAGTATTCGGCGAAGTTAAGAGGCTGCGGCATGCAAAGAGTCCGGGAGCTTGTAGAGCTGTTTGAGCTTGATGTCAAAAAGAAGGGCAAAGAGCTGTCTTTTGGCAACGCGAAAAAAGTAAGCATTATATTGGCGCTTATGCATAGCCCTGATTTGCTGGTTATGGACGAGCCTACAAGCGGGCTTGACCCGGTAATGCAGCAAAGATTTTTTGATCTTATAGAAAAAGAAAGGCAGCGCGGCGCGAGCGTGCTGCTGTCCACCCATATACTTAACGATGTCCAAAGAGTTTGCGACCAAGCCGCTATCATCAAAAAAGGCAAGATTGCGGATGTAATCAACGTAAAAGAGTTGTCCAAAGAAAAAGGCAATCTAGAGCAAACATTTTTGCAGTATTATATATAA